A genomic segment from Luteolibacter ambystomatis encodes:
- a CDS encoding CopG family antitoxin, whose amino-acid sequence MKPITRWSDIPEFADEEAEAVFWRENELDSRLMATSVQESDTKESTTITLRFDPRMLSRIKRIARSRFLNYQSMMKQWLAERLEDEMRKQ is encoded by the coding sequence ATGAAACCTATCACCCGCTGGTCCGATATCCCGGAGTTCGCCGACGAGGAGGCCGAAGCCGTCTTCTGGCGCGAGAATGAACTCGACTCCCGCCTCATGGCCACCTCCGTGCAGGAGTCGGACACCAAGGAATCGACCACCATCACGCTGCGCTTCGACCCGCGCATGCTTTCCCGCATCAAGCGCATCGCCCGCTCCCGCTTCCTCAACTACCAGTCGATGATGAAGCAGTGGCTCGCCGAACGTCTTGAGGACGAGATGCGCAAGCAGTGA
- a CDS encoding FecR family protein — MKTAFLTTTVSLLALATGHADPLKSAKVTVAVNEVKLLPDAQSARPAQVGDTVSGSTSVETGRRSRAELTFADNTVTRLGQNSVFSFRSGGRDMELSQGTILLQVPKTNGGATIRTATVTAAITGTTVMFEYSPNKWIKLVTLEGRQKLFIKGRKDAMEVPAGQMIIMHPNGQILQAPVTVDLARMVGTSALTGKNGNFGPLSPQAEGLIADAIEKQKEQKRTGDLIPTFSVITGPGGRVGDLSILGRSVTGFHPEVSNPDDIVPGPVITGPGGP; from the coding sequence ATGAAAACGGCCTTCCTCACCACCACCGTTTCGCTGCTTGCGCTCGCCACCGGCCATGCGGATCCCCTCAAGTCCGCCAAGGTCACCGTGGCGGTCAATGAGGTGAAACTCCTCCCGGATGCCCAATCCGCCCGCCCGGCCCAGGTCGGAGACACCGTCAGCGGCTCCACCTCCGTGGAAACCGGCCGCCGCTCCCGTGCCGAGCTCACCTTCGCCGACAATACCGTCACCCGTCTCGGCCAGAATTCCGTCTTCTCTTTCCGCTCCGGCGGCCGGGACATGGAGCTGTCCCAGGGCACCATTCTCCTGCAGGTGCCGAAGACCAATGGCGGAGCCACCATCCGCACCGCCACCGTCACCGCCGCCATCACCGGCACCACGGTGATGTTCGAGTACAGCCCGAACAAGTGGATCAAGCTCGTAACCCTGGAGGGCAGGCAGAAGCTCTTCATCAAGGGCAGGAAGGACGCCATGGAGGTTCCCGCCGGGCAGATGATCATCATGCACCCCAATGGCCAGATTCTCCAGGCCCCAGTCACGGTCGATCTCGCCCGGATGGTCGGCACCTCCGCCCTGACCGGGAAAAACGGTAATTTCGGCCCCCTTTCCCCCCAGGCCGAGGGATTGATTGCGGACGCAATTGAAAAACAAAAGGAGCAGAAGCGCACCGGCGACCTGATCCCCACCTTCTCCGTCATCACCGGCCCCGGTGGCCGTGTGGGCGATCTTTCCATCCTCGGCCGCTCCGTGACCGGCTTTCATCCCGAGGTCAGCAACCCCGACGATATCGTACCCGGACCGGTCATCACGGGTCCCGGTGGTCCCTGA
- a CDS encoding adenylate/guanylate cyclase domain-containing protein yields the protein MTSLRAITRKRSVRKALVAFLGSALVVLVMVLPDDFPVLSHVQEIAARADRGVWDIVLRVTGGPKERQDIVLLGIDDASLSGTDVDPQVVAGDPILGMMTTRFPWDRSVWAAAIDKLSDAGAKLIVIDLFFSEETFPQSDLDLAEAIGRHRDKVILTSAFSETGVKDGGETLYTLIEPIPELFGPGPDQTRCGFANFKPDDDGKVRAVSYVTTLSEMNGRPHKDSERVYSLAGEILRALGKPVPEGRQEMRLALGRKEGARSIYAPRSVRSIFVPDDWKRNYGEGSFFKDKIVVIGPTAPRFQDQHATIGGVITGPQLHLQALTCALEGAYVRPLDKQHATGTWLLLLLCAVAAAVAWSAWIKRPIVSAVGALGLAVVVLAASYLLAAKAFVLVMVVLVVGTFAAGWILAQSYDLVTERLERGRLHREFRRFVSRDVADTLVRDPDLYRGVASGRRRRVVVLFSDVRGFTSRSEDSDPAELVAQLNEYLSRMVDIVFKHGGTLDKFIGDAVMAHWGALEEGDERDNARAAVEAAGDMLEALDELNGKWMDEGREPFKIGVGLHLGEVLAGEIGSRERTEFGVIGDAVNLASRIEGMTKYFAVPLLVSGAVVDATDGNAKLRCVGSIRVKGRHEPVELHTLSRDPDLDEAFAVALALFQKGEFARAAEAFLELQRADPEDGAASRLAKWSADYAVEPPAGWDGTVVMGSK from the coding sequence ATGACAAGCCTGCGCGCGATCACCCGGAAACGCTCCGTCCGGAAGGCGCTGGTGGCGTTTCTGGGGAGCGCGCTGGTGGTGCTGGTGATGGTGCTGCCCGATGATTTCCCGGTTCTCAGCCACGTGCAGGAGATTGCCGCGCGTGCCGACCGAGGGGTTTGGGACATCGTTCTCCGGGTGACCGGAGGGCCGAAGGAACGGCAGGACATCGTGCTGCTGGGTATTGATGATGCCAGTCTCTCCGGCACGGACGTGGACCCGCAGGTGGTCGCCGGCGATCCGATTCTTGGCATGATGACCACCCGCTTCCCATGGGACCGTTCGGTGTGGGCGGCGGCAATCGACAAGCTTTCAGACGCGGGAGCGAAGCTGATCGTGATCGATCTGTTTTTCAGTGAGGAGACTTTTCCCCAGTCGGACTTGGATCTTGCGGAAGCGATCGGGCGGCATCGGGACAAGGTGATTCTGACTTCGGCGTTCTCAGAAACCGGGGTGAAGGATGGAGGTGAGACGCTGTACACCTTGATCGAGCCCATCCCGGAGCTATTCGGCCCGGGGCCGGATCAGACGCGGTGTGGTTTCGCCAACTTCAAGCCGGATGACGATGGCAAGGTGCGCGCGGTTTCCTATGTCACGACGCTGAGCGAGATGAACGGTCGTCCCCACAAGGACTCCGAGCGGGTTTATTCCCTGGCGGGGGAAATCCTGCGGGCTCTTGGAAAACCCGTGCCGGAAGGACGGCAGGAGATGAGGCTGGCGCTCGGCCGGAAGGAAGGCGCGAGAAGCATTTATGCCCCCCGCAGCGTTCGTTCGATCTTCGTGCCCGACGATTGGAAGCGGAACTACGGTGAAGGTAGTTTTTTCAAGGACAAGATCGTGGTGATCGGGCCGACGGCTCCCCGGTTCCAGGACCAGCATGCCACGATCGGTGGTGTGATCACCGGACCCCAGCTCCACCTCCAGGCCCTGACCTGCGCGCTGGAAGGGGCGTATGTGCGGCCGCTGGACAAGCAGCACGCCACCGGGACCTGGTTGCTGCTGCTGCTTTGTGCGGTGGCCGCGGCGGTGGCTTGGTCGGCGTGGATCAAGCGCCCCATTGTTTCCGCGGTTGGCGCGTTGGGGCTGGCGGTCGTGGTGCTGGCGGCTTCTTATCTCCTCGCTGCGAAAGCCTTTGTATTGGTCATGGTGGTTCTGGTGGTGGGGACCTTCGCCGCCGGCTGGATCCTGGCGCAGTCCTACGATCTTGTGACGGAGAGGCTTGAACGCGGCCGTCTGCACCGTGAGTTCCGGCGCTTTGTATCACGCGATGTGGCGGACACGCTGGTGCGTGATCCGGATCTCTATCGCGGTGTCGCCTCAGGCCGCAGACGGCGGGTGGTGGTCTTGTTCTCGGACGTTCGCGGCTTCACCAGCCGCTCCGAGGACAGCGATCCGGCGGAACTGGTGGCCCAGCTCAACGAGTATTTGTCCAGGATGGTGGACATCGTGTTCAAGCATGGTGGCACGCTCGACAAGTTCATCGGCGATGCGGTGATGGCGCACTGGGGGGCCTTGGAGGAAGGGGACGAGAGGGACAACGCCAGAGCAGCGGTCGAGGCCGCGGGCGACATGTTGGAGGCGCTCGATGAGTTGAACGGGAAGTGGATGGATGAGGGGCGTGAACCGTTCAAGATCGGCGTCGGGCTCCATCTCGGCGAAGTGCTGGCGGGGGAGATCGGGTCGCGCGAGCGCACGGAGTTTGGAGTGATTGGCGATGCCGTGAACCTCGCCTCGCGCATCGAAGGGATGACCAAGTATTTCGCCGTGCCGTTGCTGGTCTCCGGAGCAGTGGTCGATGCCACCGATGGCAACGCGAAACTCCGCTGCGTGGGCAGTATCCGGGTGAAGGGCCGCCATGAACCGGTGGAGCTGCACACCTTGTCCCGCGATCCGGATCTGGACGAAGCGTTCGCTGTGGCACTCGCCTTGTTCCAGAAGGGAGAGTTCGCACGCGCGGCGGAAGCGTTTCTCGAACTCCAGCGCGCCGATCCCGAGGATGGCGCGGCCAGCCGTCTGGCAAAGTGGTCGGCGGATTACGCCGTGGAGCCGCCCGCAGGGTGGGACGGCACCGTGGTCATGGGCAGCAAATGA
- a CDS encoding BrnT family toxin translates to MELDIIDVHFDLRDIKPKEIEEALEDPFSVRFMPDVDRPDGEARYYALGRTVSDRYLFLCFRTDGKATRIIAARNMSEGEQRFYDRKYNELR, encoded by the coding sequence ATGGAACTGGACATCATCGACGTACATTTCGACCTCCGGGACATCAAACCCAAGGAGATCGAGGAAGCGCTCGAAGATCCTTTCTCCGTCCGCTTCATGCCGGATGTGGACCGTCCCGATGGCGAGGCCCGTTACTACGCGCTGGGACGCACCGTCTCGGACCGCTACCTGTTCCTGTGCTTCCGGACCGATGGCAAGGCCACGCGCATCATCGCCGCCCGCAACATGAGCGAGGGCGAGCAGCGCTTCTACGACCGCAAGTACAACGAACTCCGCTGA